The DNA sequence TTATACGGCTATACAATATTGTCTTATACCAGCACAAACCCACCCCGGGCAGCACTCTGTTTGTGGGCTACTACAAAATATCTGTGGATTACACCCTTTAATAGCACCTTGTACAGTTTTCATTTCTACTCTTGAAAGCTTTTTTGAATTTTTCATAATTATTTTGTTTAGTATTAATTTCCTACTCTTTAGATTTTCGGATACCTCTTTAATTATTTCCTTTAACGGAGATTTAAATATACATATTCTTTTATTAATCAACCAATTAAATGAATAAAAATCTATATTTCAGTGAAAACCCCATATAAAATACCGTGAAAACACGGATGGTATTTTTGTGGTATCCGTTGTAAGTTTGCAATGAGAATAAGGGGTAAAAACACTAAGAGAAACAAGATGATTGCAGGAGAGACACAAACTAACCATGAGAATCACAAAAAAGTTATGCTGAAAGGCAGAACTGATTCTTCTGCAGCAAAAACTAAGAAAGAAATATCCACTTCATTTTTGCTACGAATTATTTCACTCCTGAAAAAGGAAGAATTAATTTGATTAAAAATAAATCCCGGCCACCTTCGGGATTTGTTTTTTTTTAAGCCATCCTATTTTTGTTCAAGCCACTTCAGTTATTCTATCTGATCAAAATCTAATCCTATTCCGGGATCAACATTTTTCCCACCTTCAATTCAAAATAACTTTTCTGAGTTCATCCGATTTTTTTTATTCCAAGCACCAACAAAACAGCCTGTTATTTCGGGATTTTCATCTTTACTTTCTTTACATTCCCATCTTAATAGGGTAAAGTCCTTGTAAAAAAACAGGATAAACACTTATTCTTAAGCACTTACATAATCCTACATTTGATCTAAGTTTCTCGACCATGAAACACTCACACCAAGGAGGCATCCG is a window from the Chryseobacterium indologenes genome containing:
- a CDS encoding CCPGW family putative bacteriocin; the protein is MKNSKKLSRVEMKTVQGAIKGCNPQIFCSSPQTECCPGWVCAGIRQYCIAV